A single Synergistaceae bacterium DNA region contains:
- a CDS encoding efflux RND transporter periplasmic adaptor subunit: MKIIIKIIFGVAITAGICYGLSEFRQSQTPEPQPEIVRPVRTVTLTGGHDSFTRRYFGTVQGSRRADLSFRVSGTLSRINVENGASVKRGTLLATLDPRDFNTRISQAQSALSQAQAQHKNAEADFRRYENLYRQKVIARAQYESYKTHVDVAKSAVDSAQANLKAARDSLRDTELRAPFDGVIASRTVENFQDVTAKQTIFTLQDLSSLEIVFNIPDNDVLTAPIPKVHSIQDLKSHAQDFTLNARFDAIPGKVFPLSIKEIATQATAANTYPVTAVMPHQDSIRILPGMSVTVAVDFAPDKSSEEGKFSVPLTAIRNEGGNNYVWRYAVGQVSRVPVNVGQIHDGGYVEIDGDTLSGGDVIVTAGVYFLHEGQKVRLTED; encoded by the coding sequence ATGAAGATAATCATCAAAATCATATTCGGAGTCGCGATAACCGCCGGAATATGTTACGGCCTAAGCGAGTTCCGGCAATCCCAAACGCCCGAACCACAGCCCGAAATTGTCAGGCCGGTGCGGACAGTAACACTCACGGGCGGCCATGACTCATTCACACGCAGGTATTTCGGCACAGTACAGGGAAGCAGGCGGGCGGATCTCTCGTTCAGAGTCTCAGGCACATTAAGCCGTATCAACGTCGAGAACGGAGCCAGCGTAAAGCGCGGGACTCTCCTCGCAACGCTTGACCCCCGCGACTTCAACACGAGAATCTCTCAGGCTCAGAGCGCACTTTCACAGGCTCAGGCACAGCACAAGAACGCAGAGGCCGATTTCAGACGCTACGAGAATCTCTACCGGCAGAAAGTCATAGCACGGGCGCAGTATGAATCCTACAAGACTCATGTTGACGTGGCAAAATCCGCAGTCGACTCAGCCCAGGCTAACCTCAAAGCCGCCCGCGACTCCCTCCGCGACACAGAGCTTCGCGCACCCTTTGACGGCGTTATAGCCTCGCGGACTGTCGAGAATTTTCAGGACGTTACAGCAAAGCAGACTATTTTCACGCTGCAGGACTTGTCATCGCTTGAGATAGTCTTCAACATTCCCGACAATGACGTTCTAACCGCCCCGATTCCGAAAGTACACAGCATTCAGGACCTCAAATCACACGCGCAGGATTTCACGCTCAACGCAAGATTCGACGCGATACCCGGAAAAGTCTTCCCGCTGTCCATAAAGGAAATCGCAACGCAGGCCACAGCCGCAAATACTTACCCCGTTACAGCCGTTATGCCTCATCAGGACTCAATACGAATCCTTCCGGGAATGTCCGTAACTGTCGCTGTAGATTTCGCGCCGGACAAATCATCGGAGGAGGGGAAATTCTCTGTCCCTCTCACGGCAATACGCAATGAGGGCGGGAATAATTACGTATGGCGGTACGCTGTCGGGCAGGTCTCAAGAGTCCCCGTTAATGTCGGGCAGATCCATGACGGCGGATATGTCGAGATTGACGGCGATACACTCAGCGGCGGCGATGTGATTGTTACGGCAGGGGTATATTTCCTGCATGAAGGGCAAAAAGTCAGGCTCACGGAGGATTAG
- a CDS encoding tripartite tricarboxylate transporter TctB family protein, producing MADTEKEYPDLNPALEVDTDDMIVVKEHSLEAGEKVFSFIVLVFGVIALKLSVDLWFSISLRRGPRIASAAAVPVFVSTLWVIMSLWTVIENFKLSTPLSKVKSTWEKITKAIAYALPLNIVIMLALIVAYCVALVEGVSFYIATPAFLYVSMCYLTRKDYVKNILWTGIVMAFIVVVFRMLFSVVFP from the coding sequence ATGGCTGACACTGAGAAAGAATATCCCGATTTGAATCCTGCGCTTGAAGTCGACACTGATGACATGATTGTCGTTAAGGAGCATTCACTAGAGGCCGGGGAAAAAGTTTTCTCGTTCATCGTTCTTGTTTTCGGAGTGATTGCGCTGAAATTGTCGGTTGATTTGTGGTTCAGTATATCATTGAGGCGAGGCCCCCGGATAGCGTCCGCTGCGGCTGTTCCTGTGTTCGTGTCTACGCTGTGGGTGATTATGTCATTGTGGACGGTCATCGAGAACTTCAAGCTGTCGACCCCCCTGTCGAAAGTCAAAAGCACGTGGGAGAAAATCACAAAGGCAATCGCATACGCCCTCCCGCTGAATATCGTAATAATGCTTGCGCTTATTGTTGCGTACTGTGTAGCACTCGTTGAGGGAGTAAGTTTCTACATTGCGACTCCTGCGTTCCTCTACGTCTCAATGTGCTACCTTACGCGGAAAGATTACGTGAAAAATATTCTGTGGACGGGAATCGTAATGGCGTTTATTGTCGTAGTCTTCAGAATGTTATTCAGCGTCGTATTTCCGTAG
- a CDS encoding tripartite tricarboxylate transporter substrate binding protein codes for MRKIFALLLVLCFALPSFAADYPAQNVTGVVQWGAGGGTDSLVRPLSAIAEQYLGKSIIIQNMTGATGSIATQYVFDAPADGYTLLMGAENPALYDVLEISELTYNNFDCVYLIGDEVVGIVVGKNSPYKSFTEIIEAAKKAPWTLKISTTGTGGLPWEVGAFITDITGAMFNQIPYDSDASAKTAVMNGECDFTVCKVQSGVEDWKAGDLKFLCMLSPKPVPVMPDIPLVTAEYPDFAKYLPWGPFYGVFVKKGTDPAITAKLSEAFTKAGPQESYQKVLANFNINFLGYSGEEAAKYISSWRENTINALKKSGAFD; via the coding sequence ATGAGAAAAATTTTTGCGTTACTCCTCGTGCTTTGTTTCGCTTTACCTTCATTCGCCGCAGACTATCCCGCGCAGAATGTTACGGGCGTTGTTCAATGGGGCGCAGGCGGAGGAACTGACTCGCTTGTCCGTCCGCTGTCAGCAATCGCAGAACAGTATCTCGGAAAATCCATCATCATCCAGAACATGACCGGGGCAACTGGCTCAATCGCAACTCAGTATGTTTTTGACGCACCCGCTGACGGCTACACGCTCTTGATGGGAGCAGAGAACCCCGCGCTCTATGACGTTCTCGAAATCTCCGAGCTTACGTACAACAATTTCGACTGCGTTTACTTGATCGGCGATGAGGTTGTCGGAATCGTTGTCGGCAAAAATTCCCCGTACAAATCCTTCACCGAAATCATCGAGGCCGCGAAAAAAGCTCCGTGGACGCTCAAAATTTCCACGACAGGCACAGGCGGACTCCCCTGGGAGGTCGGAGCGTTCATCACTGACATAACCGGCGCAATGTTCAACCAGATTCCCTATGACAGCGACGCAAGCGCAAAAACGGCCGTCATGAACGGGGAATGTGATTTCACGGTCTGCAAAGTACAGTCAGGAGTCGAGGACTGGAAAGCCGGGGATCTCAAGTTCCTCTGCATGTTGTCGCCAAAGCCCGTACCCGTCATGCCCGACATACCGCTGGTAACGGCTGAATATCCCGATTTCGCCAAATATCTCCCCTGGGGGCCTTTCTACGGCGTTTTCGTGAAGAAGGGAACAGACCCGGCAATCACCGCGAAATTGTCGGAGGCGTTCACAAAGGCAGGGCCGCAGGAAAGCTATCAGAAAGTCTTGGCTAACTTCAACATTAATTTCTTGGGCTACAGCGGAGAAGAGGCCGCAAAATATATTTCCTCGTGGCGCGAAAACACAATCAATGCCCTGAAAAAATCCGGCGCGTTCGACTAA
- a CDS encoding efflux RND transporter permease subunit, with translation MDIARESIKRFRVVIFLCLMTLIGGVMAYSEIGKLEDPSFTIKTAVVSAVYPGASAYEVEQEVTSRLEDAIQAMGEIKHIRSRSTPGMAIIYVDIKDEYTSNELPQVWDKLRQKVNDAQIYMPSGATVIINNDFGEVYGQYYALIGDGYTMKELYDYADFLKKNIVLVPEVASVKILGEQTEAIYIEFSASRMSALGISPLLVFAALTQQNMLSSTGNITLGDRYIRISPTSGILDVDDIDDLVIGGSGGNLTRLSEIATVRRDYAVPQSFRLKFNDRPALAIGISTVAGGNVVNMGRAVSARLRELEAFRPVGIELEPIYLQSEQVTKSIGDFIINLLESLAIVVGVLLVFMGLRSGLIIGLVLLITVAGTFVIMNYCGITLQIVSLAALIIALGSLVDNGIVVAEGMLVGSQRGMSIDDAASDSVEGSKWAMLGGTFISVLAFAPVGLSKMQAGEFLRSLFQVVLISMMLSWVMALVAAPVLGKALLKPSKQEGDPYGGFLFRAYRALLEGCLRHRVLTLGIVAGMFAVSMYIFTTMDTSFFPDAETVYFNIDLWSQEGTSIEAQESRTQKLADYIASQPEVKNVSQFIGGGGLRFMLTYSPPEGNTAFSQLMVEMKDAKDTRQILLKTQAYINDRMPEMSGHCRLFARGSGMSEKIGVRFYGNDPEILRGLAENARRIMENDPASQFTRLDWREKVEVIRPVIMKDQMQSLGLGRPLINMAVQTATTGFTVGAFRDGDKSLPIYAAFIPEERNNIDLLSSLLVWSPTANRAVPLGTVFAKLETSFEDGIIIRRDRSRMITAMSEVKLGQNADAMIARITPAIEAIKLPLGYSLEWGGEHELSDESIAGMAVAFPAAVLIMFVIMIFLFNGFRQTVIIFLSLPLILIGMVMGLWLAGMDVSFMAIVGLLSLVGMLAKNSIVLLDQVSADFAAGRDKYEAIVEDGISRLRPVAMSALTTVLGMLPLVWDVMFGSMAVTIMAGLTVSTILTLLFIPVLTAVAYNVPCPDE, from the coding sequence ATGGACATAGCAAGAGAAAGCATAAAGCGTTTCAGAGTTGTTATATTCCTCTGCCTTATGACACTAATCGGCGGGGTTATGGCATATTCCGAGATAGGGAAACTTGAAGACCCTTCATTCACGATAAAAACAGCCGTTGTAAGCGCAGTGTACCCGGGCGCAAGCGCGTATGAAGTCGAGCAGGAAGTTACATCGCGGCTTGAGGACGCAATTCAGGCAATGGGCGAAATAAAGCATATCCGCTCGCGTTCGACTCCGGGAATGGCAATAATTTATGTTGACATTAAGGACGAGTACACATCAAACGAGCTTCCGCAGGTTTGGGACAAGCTCCGGCAGAAAGTCAATGACGCTCAAATCTACATGCCTTCAGGGGCAACGGTAATCATCAATAACGATTTCGGCGAGGTCTACGGGCAGTATTACGCGCTTATAGGGGACGGCTACACAATGAAGGAGCTTTACGACTACGCGGACTTCCTCAAGAAAAATATCGTCCTCGTTCCTGAAGTCGCAAGCGTGAAAATTTTGGGAGAACAGACAGAGGCAATATACATAGAGTTCTCAGCAAGCAGAATGTCAGCCCTCGGAATTTCGCCGTTATTGGTATTCGCGGCACTGACTCAGCAGAATATGTTATCGTCAACAGGAAATATCACATTAGGCGACAGGTACATACGAATATCACCTACAAGCGGGATACTTGATGTTGATGATATTGATGACCTTGTTATAGGCGGCTCAGGCGGAAATCTCACAAGGCTGAGTGAAATTGCGACAGTGAGGCGTGATTATGCTGTCCCGCAAAGTTTCAGGCTGAAATTTAATGACCGCCCCGCGCTGGCTATCGGTATTTCAACAGTCGCAGGGGGGAATGTCGTCAACATGGGCCGGGCAGTGTCGGCGCGACTCCGGGAGCTTGAAGCATTCCGGCCTGTAGGGATTGAGCTTGAGCCGATATATTTGCAGTCAGAGCAGGTAACAAAATCAATTGGCGACTTCATCATTAACCTTCTCGAATCGCTTGCCATTGTCGTTGGAGTGCTGCTTGTGTTCATGGGTCTGCGCTCCGGGCTGATTATCGGTCTCGTGCTGTTGATTACGGTAGCCGGGACATTCGTCATCATGAACTACTGCGGAATAACATTGCAGATTGTCTCACTTGCCGCCCTGATTATCGCGCTGGGTTCGCTCGTGGACAACGGGATTGTTGTTGCTGAAGGAATGCTTGTAGGCTCACAGCGGGGAATGTCGATAGATGACGCGGCTTCAGACTCTGTTGAGGGGTCAAAATGGGCTATGCTCGGCGGGACATTTATCTCGGTTCTTGCGTTCGCGCCTGTCGGACTGTCGAAAATGCAGGCGGGTGAATTTCTGCGGAGCCTCTTTCAGGTCGTATTAATCTCCATGATGTTAAGCTGGGTAATGGCACTTGTTGCCGCTCCCGTTCTCGGTAAAGCCCTCCTCAAGCCCTCAAAGCAGGAAGGAGACCCCTACGGCGGATTTCTGTTCCGCGCTTACCGTGCGTTGCTTGAAGGGTGCCTGCGTCATAGGGTGCTGACTCTCGGAATTGTTGCGGGAATGTTCGCGGTGTCAATGTATATCTTCACGACAATGGATACATCATTCTTCCCGGACGCTGAGACGGTGTATTTCAACATTGATTTGTGGTCTCAGGAAGGAACATCAATTGAGGCGCAGGAGTCTCGGACTCAAAAGCTGGCCGACTATATAGCCTCACAGCCTGAAGTGAAAAACGTCTCGCAGTTCATCGGCGGAGGGGGATTGCGTTTCATGCTGACATATTCCCCGCCTGAAGGAAACACCGCATTTTCGCAGCTGATGGTAGAAATGAAAGACGCGAAAGACACACGGCAAATTCTGCTGAAGACTCAAGCCTACATCAATGACAGAATGCCGGAAATGTCCGGGCATTGCAGGCTCTTTGCGAGGGGAAGCGGAATGTCCGAGAAAATCGGAGTCAGGTTCTACGGCAATGACCCCGAAATTCTGCGCGGACTGGCTGAAAACGCCCGGCGGATAATGGAGAATGACCCGGCCTCGCAGTTTACCCGGCTTGACTGGCGCGAGAAAGTAGAAGTAATACGCCCGGTAATCATGAAGGATCAAATGCAGAGTCTTGGTCTGGGCCGTCCGCTAATCAACATGGCCGTTCAGACAGCGACAACGGGCTTCACTGTCGGGGCGTTCAGGGACGGGGACAAGTCATTGCCCATTTACGCCGCATTCATTCCTGAGGAGCGCAACAATATCGACCTCCTAAGCTCGCTCCTTGTGTGGTCGCCGACAGCAAACAGGGCGGTGCCTCTTGGAACTGTATTCGCCAAACTTGAGACTTCATTCGAGGACGGAATAATAATCCGCCGCGATAGAAGCAGAATGATTACGGCCATGAGCGAGGTTAAGCTCGGACAAAACGCCGACGCAATGATAGCCCGCATAACTCCCGCGATTGAGGCGATAAAGCTCCCGCTGGGCTACTCTCTCGAATGGGGCGGGGAGCACGAACTCTCAGACGAGTCCATAGCGGGTATGGCTGTGGCATTTCCGGCGGCGGTGCTGATTATGTTCGTGATAATGATTTTCCTGTTCAACGGATTCCGGCAGACGGTGATAATTTTCCTGTCGCTGCCATTGATATTAATCGGGATGGTAATGGGCTTGTGGCTCGCGGGAATGGATGTTAGCTTCATGGCCATTGTAGGATTATTGAGCCTTGTGGGAATGCTGGCGAAAAATTCAATCGTCCTTCTTGACCAGGTTAGCGCGGATTTCGCCGCGGGGCGCGACAAGTACGAGGCTATTGTCGAGGACGGAATATCACGCTTGAGGCCGGTGGCAATGTCTGCGCTTACTACAGTATTGGGAATGCTCCCGCTTGTGTGGGATGTAATGTTCGGGTCAATGGCTGTAACAATCATGGCCGGGCTTACGGTCAGCACAATACTGACGCTGTTATTTATCCCGGTGCTTACGGCTGTTGCGTACAATGTCCCCTGCCCGGATGAATAG
- a CDS encoding tripartite tricarboxylate transporter permease, translated as MEALSHMAVMIREPWLIALVAAGTCAGVYVGAIPGLSGTMAVSLLVSFTFGWEQHMALAVMVGVYVGSVFGGSRSAILLNIPGAPAAVATALDGYALAKKGRAGEAMGLATSQSVIGTLLGVLALATCAPLVAGIARNFHSIDYLMLSLMGLMMVGSLSGRSVRFGLIAGCIGIFLGCVGVDGQTAIKRFTFGIVYLNSGVDYVVAMIGLFGASEALSQITDMKATPVKQRVDKILPSWAESAKYLWLTIKSSIIGVLVGALPGAGGDIAALLSYDQAKRSVKKPSAPFGKGAVEGIIAPESANNAAIGGAFIPMLTLGIPGDAVTAVLISALTIHGLRPGPNLISQTPDLFWLIVASLLVASFFLLVFGLTGIKAFTKIVEVPKGILMPTILILSVIGAYAIRNSVYDILWMFGFGIIGYFLKRFNYPIAPIVLGVILTRLCEENYRRGVMLQGGSVMGMLGSIFTSYISIALFVLLVVLFVTQTEGYKHWQAKRRGEN; from the coding sequence ATGGAAGCATTATCACACATGGCCGTAATGATTCGCGAACCGTGGCTGATTGCCCTTGTCGCGGCGGGAACATGCGCGGGGGTATATGTCGGTGCGATTCCGGGGCTGTCGGGAACAATGGCGGTATCGCTCCTTGTGTCGTTCACGTTCGGCTGGGAACAGCATATGGCACTAGCGGTGATGGTAGGCGTTTATGTCGGGTCAGTTTTCGGCGGCTCACGTTCTGCGATACTGCTGAACATTCCCGGCGCACCTGCTGCGGTTGCAACTGCTCTTGACGGTTACGCGCTGGCCAAGAAAGGCCGGGCGGGTGAAGCTATGGGACTCGCTACGTCTCAATCAGTCATCGGGACTCTATTGGGTGTTCTTGCGCTTGCTACGTGCGCTCCTCTTGTTGCAGGCATAGCCCGTAACTTTCACTCAATCGACTACCTTATGTTATCGCTTATGGGCTTAATGATGGTCGGCTCATTGTCGGGGCGTTCTGTGAGGTTCGGACTCATTGCGGGGTGCATAGGGATATTCTTGGGCTGTGTCGGTGTTGACGGACAGACAGCGATCAAGCGATTCACATTCGGAATCGTGTACCTTAATTCGGGCGTTGATTACGTTGTGGCGATGATAGGACTTTTCGGAGCGTCTGAGGCACTGAGTCAAATCACCGACATGAAAGCAACTCCCGTAAAGCAGAGAGTCGACAAAATTTTGCCGTCATGGGCTGAGTCAGCAAAATATTTATGGCTCACAATAAAGTCATCAATAATCGGCGTGTTAGTGGGAGCATTGCCGGGTGCGGGCGGAGATATTGCCGCGTTACTGAGCTACGATCAGGCAAAAAGGAGCGTCAAGAAGCCCTCTGCCCCGTTCGGAAAAGGAGCTGTAGAAGGAATAATAGCACCCGAATCCGCGAACAATGCCGCCATAGGAGGAGCGTTTATCCCAATGCTGACTCTTGGCATTCCCGGCGACGCTGTTACGGCGGTGCTAATCAGCGCACTAACGATACACGGATTGCGCCCCGGTCCGAATCTCATCTCACAGACTCCCGATTTATTCTGGCTGATTGTGGCGAGTCTGCTTGTAGCGTCATTCTTCCTGTTAGTTTTCGGGCTGACGGGGATTAAGGCGTTCACGAAAATTGTTGAAGTCCCGAAAGGAATCCTAATGCCCACGATATTAATACTCTCGGTAATCGGAGCATACGCAATCCGCAACAGCGTGTATGATATTCTGTGGATGTTCGGATTCGGGATAATAGGATACTTCCTCAAGCGGTTCAATTATCCGATAGCACCGATAGTACTGGGAGTGATTCTGACTCGTCTGTGCGAGGAAAATTACCGGCGTGGAGTAATGCTTCAGGGCGGCTCAGTGATGGGCATGTTAGGCAGCATATTCACGAGCTATATATCGATCGCGCTGTTTGTGCTTCTCGTTGTGCTTTTTGTGACTCAGACAGAGGGCTACAAGCACTGGCAGGCCAAACGCCGCGGGGAAAATTAA
- a CDS encoding MBL fold metallo-hydrolase, whose amino-acid sequence MFLTFGEKIAHWMKNPRLLYHRPFHVIENVYYVGNDWVSSYLIDTKEGLLLINATMNETVSMLIDSIKALGFDPANIRKLLITHGHYDKCGGAKAIHDISGCEIWLGQHDAFFFTDRRDMIMFEDHVPDFPITNYYDYSGAIDLGGVHIKPVHCPGHTPGTTSLFFDVNHKGKSLTCAHHGGIGSTFLARDNLSKVGIPLSVRDIYLESIDKVRNMKADIVLPNYPGIFIGHDFWRIADSDDGSGDGFIDSEAWGRMLDAKKQEILNLMLQEEEL is encoded by the coding sequence ATGTTTCTTACTTTCGGCGAAAAGATTGCCCATTGGATGAAGAATCCCCGGCTGCTTTATCACAGGCCGTTCCATGTGATAGAGAATGTGTACTATGTCGGAAATGACTGGGTTTCGTCATACCTCATCGACACAAAAGAAGGGCTGCTCCTCATCAACGCCACAATGAACGAGACCGTAAGCATGTTGATTGACAGTATAAAGGCTCTCGGCTTTGACCCGGCGAATATCCGCAAACTTCTCATCACTCACGGGCATTACGACAAATGCGGAGGCGCGAAAGCAATTCACGACATAAGCGGCTGTGAAATATGGCTCGGACAGCATGACGCATTTTTCTTCACAGACAGAAGGGACATGATTATGTTCGAGGATCACGTTCCCGATTTCCCAATCACAAACTACTACGACTACAGCGGCGCAATAGATCTCGGCGGCGTTCACATAAAGCCCGTACACTGTCCCGGCCACACTCCCGGAACAACCTCACTATTCTTTGACGTTAATCACAAAGGGAAGAGTCTCACATGCGCCCATCACGGCGGAATAGGCTCTACATTCCTTGCGCGTGATAATCTCTCGAAAGTCGGAATCCCTCTGTCAGTCCGCGATATTTACCTCGAAAGCATCGACAAGGTCAGAAATATGAAGGCTGATATTGTCCTGCCGAACTACCCGGGAATATTCATCGGCCATGACTTTTGGCGGATCGCTGATTCTGATGACGGAAGCGGGGATGGCTTCATTGATTCTGAGGCGTGGGGGAGAATGCTTGACGCGAAAAAGCAGGAAATCCTCAACCTTATGCTTCAGGAAGAAGAATTGTAG
- the glgB gene encoding 1,4-alpha-glucan branching protein GlgB, whose amino-acid sequence MAENIRHGVSPITDYDIFLFKQGTHYHLYEKMGAQKFTDPSDNAEGVAFSVWAPNAQAVSVVGNFNGWNTESHPLAARWDGSGIWEGFVPGLQKWELYKFCIKNSHGEIKEKMDPFCRAFELPPRTSSITHWPEYEWGDSEWLAHRGEKMNLSAPLSVYEVHMGSWRRHWDDGLSLSYREMADELPAYCEEMGFNAVEFLPLMEHPFYGSWGYQTLGYFAPTSRYGTPEDLMYLIDSLHKKNIAVILDFVPSHFPTDDFGLARYDGTALYEHEDPRKGYHPDWGSYIFNYGRNEVRSYLISSAAFWIDQYHADGLRIDAVASMLYLDYSRKNGEWIPNIYGGRENLEAISLLRDMNSELFGRFGNIQTIAEESTDWPMVTRPVFLGGLGFGMKWNMGWMHDTLDYMSLEPVYRSWHQNQLTFSIWYAFSENFMLPLSHDEVVHGKGSLINKMSGDWWQKRANLRLLYGYMWGHPGKKLLFMGSEFAQGLEWNHDSACEWQLLQKEDFRGIQDWVKDLNAAYKKYPPLYELDFSPEGFRWVDCSDWQQSVIVWLRKGKSDDEYILCAANFTPVPRFGYRVGVPRAGFWREILNSDATKYGGSGLGNCGGMEAEMKEWENMPYSMPLTLPPLGIVMFHFTTKPEQE is encoded by the coding sequence ATGGCAGAAAACATAAGGCACGGTGTATCACCCATCACCGACTATGACATATTCCTGTTCAAGCAGGGAACGCATTACCATCTGTACGAAAAGATGGGAGCGCAGAAATTCACAGACCCTTCCGACAACGCCGAGGGAGTCGCGTTCAGTGTGTGGGCGCCTAACGCGCAGGCAGTCAGCGTAGTGGGCAACTTCAACGGATGGAACACGGAGTCCCATCCTCTTGCAGCACGCTGGGACGGCTCCGGAATATGGGAAGGGTTCGTACCGGGCTTGCAGAAATGGGAGCTGTACAAATTCTGCATAAAGAACTCTCACGGAGAAATCAAAGAGAAAATGGATCCGTTCTGCCGTGCGTTTGAGCTTCCGCCGAGAACGTCATCAATAACTCACTGGCCCGAATACGAATGGGGCGACTCCGAATGGCTCGCACACCGCGGGGAAAAAATGAACTTGTCCGCGCCCCTCAGCGTTTACGAGGTTCACATGGGATCATGGCGCAGGCACTGGGATGACGGGCTTTCCCTCTCGTATCGTGAGATGGCCGATGAGCTTCCCGCATACTGTGAGGAGATGGGCTTCAACGCGGTAGAGTTCCTGCCGTTAATGGAGCATCCTTTCTACGGGTCATGGGGCTATCAGACACTGGGATATTTCGCGCCGACATCCCGCTACGGAACGCCGGAAGATCTGATGTACCTTATTGACTCGCTCCACAAGAAGAATATTGCGGTAATCCTCGACTTTGTTCCGAGCCATTTCCCGACTGACGATTTCGGCCTCGCACGCTATGACGGCACAGCACTGTACGAGCATGAAGACCCCCGCAAGGGCTATCATCCCGACTGGGGCAGCTACATCTTCAACTACGGGCGCAACGAGGTGCGGAGCTATCTCATCTCATCGGCGGCGTTTTGGATTGACCAGTACCACGCAGACGGACTCAGGATCGACGCGGTAGCCTCAATGCTGTATCTTGATTATTCCCGCAAAAATGGCGAATGGATACCGAACATCTACGGAGGCCGGGAGAATCTTGAGGCAATTTCACTCCTGCGCGACATGAACAGCGAGCTTTTCGGGCGTTTCGGGAACATTCAGACGATCGCGGAAGAGTCTACTGACTGGCCTATGGTAACCCGTCCTGTATTCCTCGGCGGACTCGGTTTCGGCATGAAGTGGAATATGGGATGGATGCATGACACGCTAGACTATATGAGCCTTGAGCCTGTCTATCGTTCGTGGCATCAGAATCAGCTCACGTTCTCGATATGGTACGCGTTCAGCGAAAACTTCATGCTCCCGCTTTCACATGATGAGGTCGTTCACGGCAAAGGCTCCCTCATCAACAAGATGTCCGGCGACTGGTGGCAGAAGAGAGCGAACCTGCGACTCCTTTACGGCTACATGTGGGGTCATCCGGGGAAAAAGCTGCTGTTTATGGGCAGTGAGTTCGCGCAGGGTCTCGAATGGAATCACGACTCGGCGTGTGAATGGCAGCTGTTGCAGAAGGAAGACTTCCGCGGGATTCAAGACTGGGTGAAGGATCTCAATGCGGCGTACAAGAAATATCCCCCGCTTTATGAGCTTGACTTTTCGCCGGAGGGCTTCAGGTGGGTTGACTGTTCTGACTGGCAGCAGAGTGTCATTGTGTGGCTGAGGAAGGGAAAAAGCGATGACGAGTACATACTCTGCGCGGCAAACTTTACGCCCGTTCCGAGATTCGGCTACAGGGTAGGAGTCCCCCGTGCGGGATTCTGGCGCGAGATACTCAACAGCGACGCAACGAAATACGGCGGTTCAGGACTCGGCAACTGCGGAGGAATGGAGGCCGAAATGAAAGAGTGGGAGAATATGCCCTACTCAATGCCGCTGACACTGCCCCCGCTGGGAATTGTGATGTTCCACTTCACGACAAAGCCGGAGCAGGAATAA
- a CDS encoding type II toxin-antitoxin system YafQ family toxin produces MKKRKYTVRTSKRYRRELKTVLSRGKDDSKLEEVIDILASGDTLPPRYEDNPLHGNFEGMRECHITPNWILFTELTGTT; encoded by the coding sequence ATGAAGAAAAGAAAATACACTGTACGCACGTCCAAGCGGTATAGGCGCGAGCTGAAAACGGTACTGAGCCGGGGAAAAGATGACAGCAAGCTGGAAGAAGTTATTGACATTCTTGCTTCAGGCGATACACTTCCTCCGCGCTATGAAGATAACCCCCTGCACGGAAATTTTGAGGGGATGAGAGAATGCCACATAACTCCTAACTGGATTTTGTTTACCGAATTGACTGGAACAACCTAA